One Fusobacterium simiae DNA window includes the following coding sequences:
- a CDS encoding VOC family protein, translating into MFIEHIAMYVNDLEKTKEFFIKYLGAKANNMYHNKKTDFKSYFLTFDSGCRLEIMTKPELVDDEKDLKRTGFIHIAFSVGSKEKVDELTEIFKADGYEVISGPRTTGDGYYESCIVGIEGNQIEITI; encoded by the coding sequence ATGTTTATAGAACATATAGCAATGTATGTAAATGATTTAGAAAAAACTAAAGAATTTTTTATAAAATACTTAGGTGCAAAAGCAAATAATATGTATCACAATAAAAAAACTGATTTTAAATCTTATTTTTTAACTTTTGATAGTGGATGCCGTTTAGAAATTATGACTAAACCTGAATTAGTTGATGATGAAAAGGATTTAAAAAGAACAGGTTTTATTCATATAGCATTTAGTGTTGGTAGTAAAGAAAAAGTAGATGAATTAACTGAAATATTTAAAGCAGATGGCTATGAAGTTATAAGTGGACCAAGAACAACAGGTGATGGCTATTATGAAAGTTGCATCGTTGGTATTGAGGGAAATCAAATAGAAATTACAATATAG